One window of the Paracoccus zhejiangensis genome contains the following:
- a CDS encoding serine/threonine-protein kinase yields the protein MHSDIFSPGQVLNNTYEIIRVIGRGGTGEVYLARNQVVERDVAIKALNTRFSGNSDYVELIKREEQMRDIINDAVVRYSECSRSDAGHVFLVMDYIDGPSLNQVMLEQRLDDRSLMIVAHRVLEGLVATHSRGIVHRDLSPDNIILRSGRPDRATIIDFGIAKDTAAGARTIVGNEFAGKYEYAAPEQLDGKSDFRADLYGLGALLLAAARQAVPEVGMNPGEVVRYKRNPLDTSDLKPPLKDLIDWLAAPDPAQRPQSAAEALARLDGWLKPGTQPTRINPKAPQRKTRLPLILGALALLLAGAGGWLWSSGALAPALPEAAPYRLNASLAADGTGSLSGNAPDAETATALRAAFAEVTGATAPEDALTLARGMPGPTWPDNMADLMTLASALTQWDLAVSDTSARISGLAPDAATREAFKATLEGWQPESGMSVQTDLAAGPETLSWATLQPQLDQIATCGPLTAPEDQPTEFGLRDRITVTGDLASADDAKTIQTALAPLIGDRELRVEGTVLNPDLCEIRSVLPAAAASGGMSLWVGRGDTGEAVLNGVFRTGQNPVVDVQFPATVTGASLWVMAVDNTGKVFHVLPNINQPESLVDDLGEVDSGVRRVRVLWSIDEVKEDTKRIGIRVTDGNYGKSEIIAILSKTPLFDLRRPRDESVGSVAEALAETLKGREDQIIGVASRIIDARP from the coding sequence ATGCATTCCGATATCTTCAGCCCCGGTCAGGTTCTCAACAATACCTATGAAATCATTCGGGTTATCGGACGCGGTGGAACGGGCGAGGTCTATCTTGCCCGCAACCAGGTGGTCGAGCGGGATGTCGCCATCAAGGCGCTGAATACCCGTTTTTCGGGAAATTCGGATTATGTCGAGCTGATAAAGCGCGAAGAACAAATGCGCGATATCATCAATGATGCGGTGGTGCGTTATTCGGAATGTTCGCGCTCGGATGCCGGGCATGTCTTTCTGGTCATGGACTATATCGACGGGCCGTCGCTGAACCAGGTCATGCTGGAACAGCGGCTGGACGACAGGTCGCTGATGATCGTCGCCCATCGGGTGCTGGAAGGGCTGGTCGCGACCCACAGCCGGGGCATCGTCCATCGCGACCTGTCGCCCGACAACATCATCCTGCGCAGCGGCCGGCCCGATCGGGCGACGATCATCGATTTCGGCATCGCCAAGGATACCGCAGCCGGGGCGCGCACCATTGTCGGCAATGAATTCGCCGGCAAGTACGAATACGCCGCGCCCGAGCAGCTGGACGGCAAGTCCGATTTCCGCGCCGATCTCTATGGTCTGGGCGCGCTGCTGCTGGCGGCGGCGCGGCAGGCGGTGCCCGAGGTCGGGATGAACCCCGGCGAGGTCGTTCGCTACAAGCGCAACCCGCTGGACACATCGGATCTGAAACCGCCGCTGAAGGACCTGATCGACTGGCTGGCCGCCCCCGACCCGGCGCAGCGTCCGCAAAGCGCGGCCGAGGCGCTGGCGCGGCTGGATGGCTGGCTGAAACCCGGCACCCAGCCCACGCGGATCAACCCGAAAGCCCCTCAGCGAAAAACCCGACTGCCGCTGATTCTTGGGGCGCTGGCGCTGCTTCTGGCGGGCGCGGGCGGCTGGCTCTGGTCCAGCGGCGCCCTTGCCCCGGCCTTGCCCGAGGCGGCGCCCTATCGCCTGAACGCCAGCCTCGCAGCGGATGGCACCGGCAGCCTGTCGGGCAATGCCCCAGACGCCGAGACCGCCACCGCCCTGCGCGCCGCCTTTGCCGAGGTGACCGGCGCAACCGCGCCCGAGGATGCTCTCACGCTGGCGCGCGGGATGCCCGGCCCGACCTGGCCCGACAACATGGCCGACCTGATGACGCTGGCCTCGGCCTTGACGCAATGGGATCTGGCGGTCAGCGATACCAGCGCCCGCATCTCTGGCCTTGCGCCCGATGCGGCGACGCGCGAGGCTTTCAAGGCGACGCTGGAGGGATGGCAGCCGGAGTCGGGCATGTCGGTCCAGACCGATCTGGCGGCGGGGCCCGAGACACTCAGCTGGGCGACGTTGCAGCCCCAGCTTGACCAGATCGCGACCTGCGGGCCCTTGACCGCGCCGGAAGATCAACCGACCGAGTTCGGCCTGCGCGACCGCATCACCGTGACCGGCGATCTGGCCAGCGCCGATGATGCCAAGACCATCCAGACCGCGCTGGCCCCGCTGATCGGCGACCGCGAGTTGCGGGTCGAGGGCACGGTGCTGAACCCCGACCTCTGCGAGATCCGCTCGGTCCTTCCGGCGGCGGCGGCCTCGGGCGGAATGTCGCTCTGGGTGGGGCGCGGCGATACCGGGGAGGCGGTGTTGAACGGCGTCTTCCGGACCGGCCAGAACCCGGTGGTCGATGTGCAATTCCCCGCCACCGTGACCGGGGCGTCGCTGTGGGTGATGGCGGTCGACAATACCGGCAAGGTCTTCCACGTGCTGCCCAATATCAACCAGCCCGAATCGTTGGTCGATGATCTGGGCGAGGTGGACAGCGGCGTGCGGCGGGTGCGGGTGCTGTGGTCCATCGACGAGGTCAAGGAGGACACCAAGCGCATCGGCATCCGGGTGACCGACGGTAATTACGGCAAGTCCGAGATCATCGCCATCCTGTCGAAAACCCCGCTTTTCGACCTGCGGCGACCGCGCGACGAAAGCGTCGGCTCGGTCGCCGAGGCGCTGGCCGAAACGCTGAAGGGCCGCGAGGACCAGATCATCGGTGTCGCCTCTCGCATCATCGACGCCCGGCCCTAG
- a CDS encoding caspase family protein: MTQLARYLGQILALTLLCVAILFQTARGETEAQARIAILIGNSGYGSGLSLPNPVNDVRALGNVLAELGFKVHALEDGNLQQMRDHLDYALEDVPDHAMLLFFYAGHAVQKNNVNWLLPIDFVPTKGVRVEETALGSDEILKNLETVPDATRIVILDACRNYPLGDADEVVGNGLAGLITQGNSLIAYATLAGDVARDGNGPNSPYTGALVSALNTPGLELYDLFRTVRYKVRSATDGLQLPWVSGSLPPGIVLNASIEESPAELAQLDGLDPIQAVHWRAIARSNDPGDFEAFVTAYADSPARNIALQREQELLAEQVEPTPPVQIDVVSPEGAPFTITACDTWVSDPLDPKRIAPGVPWGLVNTRNAIRDCSIALSQDPDNPRLSFLLARALDIAENFDDALRFYERAAAAGYGAASRNLGYMYRNARGVAPDDSLAASFYFQASLDGVVDARKALAKLYEEGWGVPQSYPEMLRWLNLSAEENYPNSLDHLGNLYRTGTYVPQDDAKALELYQRGASVGYGNAIANLARVYRDGLGVGEDRARAMTLYQSAVDRGNAFAPYHLGRMLLDPKGDELADPVRARELLELSAERGYSWALWQLARSWKDGDFGEVDLDTAAFYLWIGAEAGNSMRNTDGEKLVADATELLQEIEPQLSQARRDAVEQRTQQWLKQNSLLDFSLLFPY, encoded by the coding sequence TTGACGCAGCTTGCACGATACCTGGGGCAAATCCTCGCACTGACGTTGCTCTGCGTGGCCATCCTGTTCCAGACGGCGCGCGGCGAAACCGAGGCTCAGGCGCGCATCGCCATCCTTATCGGCAATTCCGGTTATGGCAGCGGGCTGTCGCTGCCCAATCCGGTCAACGATGTCCGCGCCCTTGGCAATGTGCTGGCCGAGCTGGGGTTCAAGGTCCATGCGCTTGAAGACGGAAACCTGCAGCAGATGCGGGATCATCTGGACTACGCGCTCGAGGATGTGCCGGACCATGCGATGCTGCTGTTCTTCTATGCCGGTCATGCGGTGCAGAAGAACAATGTGAACTGGCTGTTGCCGATCGATTTCGTGCCGACGAAAGGGGTTCGTGTCGAAGAGACCGCCCTTGGCAGCGACGAGATCCTGAAAAATCTCGAGACCGTGCCGGACGCCACCCGGATCGTCATTCTGGATGCCTGCCGCAACTACCCGCTTGGCGATGCCGACGAGGTGGTGGGCAATGGTCTCGCCGGCCTGATCACCCAGGGCAACAGCCTGATCGCCTATGCCACGCTGGCCGGTGACGTGGCCCGCGATGGCAACGGGCCGAACAGCCCCTATACCGGGGCGCTGGTCTCGGCGCTGAACACGCCGGGGCTGGAGCTTTACGACCTGTTCCGCACCGTGCGCTACAAGGTGCGCAGCGCGACCGACGGGCTGCAACTGCCCTGGGTCTCGGGCTCGCTGCCGCCCGGCATCGTGCTGAATGCCAGCATCGAGGAAAGCCCGGCCGAACTGGCGCAGCTGGACGGGCTGGACCCGATCCAGGCGGTGCATTGGCGGGCCATCGCACGCAGCAACGATCCCGGCGATTTCGAGGCCTTCGTGACCGCCTATGCCGACTCGCCCGCGCGCAACATCGCGCTGCAGCGCGAACAGGAATTGCTGGCCGAACAGGTCGAGCCGACGCCGCCAGTACAGATCGATGTCGTGTCGCCGGAAGGCGCGCCCTTCACCATCACGGCCTGCGACACATGGGTCTCGGACCCGCTGGACCCCAAGCGCATCGCGCCGGGCGTACCCTGGGGCCTGGTGAATACCCGCAACGCCATCCGCGACTGTTCCATCGCCCTTTCACAGGACCCCGACAATCCGCGGCTGTCCTTCCTGCTGGCCCGGGCGCTGGATATTGCCGAGAATTTCGACGACGCCCTGCGCTTCTACGAACGCGCGGCGGCGGCGGGCTATGGCGCCGCAAGCCGCAACCTGGGCTACATGTATCGCAATGCTCGCGGCGTGGCGCCCGATGACAGCCTGGCGGCGAGTTTCTATTTCCAGGCCTCTCTGGATGGCGTGGTCGATGCCCGCAAGGCGCTGGCCAAGCTTTACGAGGAAGGCTGGGGCGTGCCGCAGTCCTATCCCGAGATGCTGCGCTGGCTGAACCTGTCGGCCGAGGAGAACTATCCCAATTCTCTCGACCACCTGGGCAATCTCTATCGCACCGGCACCTATGTCCCGCAGGACGATGCCAAGGCGCTGGAACTGTATCAGCGCGGGGCTTCGGTCGGCTATGGCAATGCGATCGCCAATCTGGCGCGGGTCTATCGCGACGGGCTGGGGGTAGGGGAAGACCGCGCCCGCGCCATGACGCTGTACCAGTCAGCGGTCGATCGCGGCAATGCCTTCGCGCCTTATCATCTGGGCCGCATGCTGCTGGACCCCAAGGGCGACGAGCTGGCCGATCCGGTTCGCGCCCGCGAACTGTTGGAGCTGTCGGCCGAGCGGGGCTATTCTTGGGCACTGTGGCAGCTGGCCCGCAGCTGGAAGGATGGCGATTTCGGCGAGGTCGACCTGGACACGGCCGCCTTCTACCTGTGGATCGGCGCCGAGGCCGGCAATTCCATGCGCAACACCGACGGCGAGAAGCTGGTCGCTGACGCGACCGAGCTGCTGCAGGAGATCGAGCCGCAACTGTCGCAGGCCCGGCGCGATGCGGTGGAACAGCGCACCCAGCAATGGCTGAAGCAGAACAGCCTGCTGGATTTCAGCCTGCTGTTTCCCTACTAA
- a CDS encoding nucleotide sugar dehydrogenase, which produces MTAQTPRRTTIAVAGLGHVGLSNAVLLAQNHRVRALDIDADRVAQVNARRSTVEDALASRYLAEKPLDLTAATDPVQALTGADFVIIATPTDYDPGSHRFDTASVEAVIGAARRLAPQAAIVIKSTLPVGFVTRMRAETGHDGIFFVPEFLREGSALQDNLYPARIVVGDRGPAARRFAALMVEGAIRKDMPVLFTGAEEAEAIKLFANTYLALRIAYFNELDSYALSHGLNPREIIEGVGLDPRIGDHYNNPGFGYGGYCLPKDTRQLLANYKGVPQSLISAIVQSNTTRKDFIAEQIAARQPRVVGIFRLAMKAGSETIRNSSVLGIMRRIKAKGIEVIVYEPVLTEGMFFGSCVIRDLDAFKAEADLILANRHSPLLSDVAGKVYSRDLFGTG; this is translated from the coding sequence ATGACCGCGCAGACCCCTCGCAGAACGACAATCGCGGTTGCCGGGCTTGGCCATGTCGGCCTGTCGAACGCGGTGCTGCTGGCGCAGAACCATCGGGTCCGGGCGCTGGATATCGACGCGGATCGCGTGGCACAGGTCAATGCGCGCCGCTCGACGGTCGAGGATGCGCTGGCCTCGCGCTACCTGGCCGAGAAACCGTTGGACCTGACCGCTGCTACCGATCCCGTGCAGGCGCTGACCGGGGCCGATTTCGTCATCATCGCCACGCCTACCGATTACGACCCGGGCAGCCACCGCTTTGACACCGCGTCGGTCGAGGCGGTGATCGGCGCGGCGCGGCGTCTTGCCCCGCAGGCGGCCATCGTCATCAAATCCACCCTGCCGGTCGGCTTTGTCACCCGGATGCGGGCCGAGACCGGCCATGACGGCATCTTCTTCGTGCCCGAGTTCCTGCGCGAAGGCAGCGCACTTCAGGACAACCTCTATCCCGCGCGCATCGTGGTCGGCGATCGCGGCCCCGCCGCGCGCCGCTTTGCCGCGCTGATGGTCGAGGGCGCTATCCGCAAGGACATGCCGGTGCTGTTCACCGGGGCTGAAGAGGCCGAGGCGATCAAGCTTTTCGCGAACACCTATCTCGCGCTCCGGATCGCCTACTTCAACGAGTTGGACAGCTATGCCCTCAGCCACGGGCTGAACCCCCGCGAGATCATCGAGGGCGTCGGCCTCGACCCGCGGATCGGCGATCATTACAACAATCCCGGCTTCGGCTATGGCGGCTATTGCCTGCCCAAGGATACCCGGCAATTGCTGGCCAATTACAAGGGCGTGCCGCAAAGCCTGATCTCGGCCATCGTGCAGTCGAATACCACGCGCAAGGATTTCATCGCCGAACAGATCGCGGCGCGGCAGCCGCGCGTGGTCGGCATTTTCCGGCTGGCGATGAAGGCGGGAAGCGAAACCATCCGCAACAGCTCGGTCCTGGGGATCATGCGGCGGATCAAGGCGAAAGGCATTGAGGTCATCGTCTACGAGCCGGTGCTGACCGAAGGGATGTTCTTCGGCAGCTGCGTGATCCGCGATCTCGACGCCTTCAAGGCCGAGGCCGACCTGATCCTCGCCAACCGCCACAGCCCGCTTCTGTCCGATGTCGCTGGCAAGGTTTATAGTCGGGATCTGTTCGGGACCGGTTGA
- a CDS encoding glycosyltransferase family 25 protein translates to MTSIFGDAFERVVVINLDRRPDRMSSVAKQLAMLGIEHQRQSAADGKTPQVAAEWQTYLTSPAVAGDPGRRVTDWRDFYQGDKPHAARVAFFESTRKERGIATAGAWGLFLSMRAVIRKAVADGVESLLILEDDVLFHRDSIELWPRLKSELPTDWQILQLGAMQTHWDEGRIDWHSQHLYRCNGSSFAAHAVALRRPALRAVLERAGTPDLPFDIGPLQEAKRIFRDRCFTAYPNLVIQDAQDSEIGMSRVFFQESRKAENLYRWSWGDYGLQVLRPFEAPRRPKPKANGAAPPPSEKPAYLQPYRAAPGSAERMIFVFGPSDAAEAARFVEMLARLKQDKAIAPIALIDDLDHIPALRSAGIAFEYIPPVETYRRVLRPDRDAEMVIARRLSIIRRKWLPTRIMALGRGGHARLAAWRASPFEGTAPGSDLFDSSIPGEGSA, encoded by the coding sequence GTGACTTCGATATTCGGCGACGCGTTCGAAAGGGTCGTCGTCATCAATCTCGACCGCAGGCCGGATCGAATGTCAAGCGTGGCGAAACAGCTGGCCATGCTGGGAATCGAGCATCAGCGCCAGAGTGCGGCGGATGGAAAAACCCCGCAGGTCGCCGCCGAATGGCAGACCTATCTGACCAGCCCGGCGGTAGCGGGCGATCCGGGCCGCCGGGTCACGGACTGGCGCGACTTCTATCAGGGCGACAAGCCCCATGCCGCGCGCGTGGCGTTTTTCGAGAGCACCCGCAAGGAACGAGGCATCGCCACCGCCGGGGCCTGGGGGCTGTTCCTGTCGATGCGCGCGGTGATCCGGAAGGCGGTGGCGGACGGGGTCGAAAGCCTGCTGATCCTTGAGGATGACGTGCTGTTTCACCGCGACAGCATCGAGCTGTGGCCAAGGCTGAAAAGCGAACTGCCGACCGACTGGCAGATCCTGCAACTGGGCGCGATGCAGACGCATTGGGACGAAGGCAGGATCGACTGGCATTCGCAGCATCTCTACAGATGCAACGGTTCGTCCTTCGCCGCCCATGCGGTGGCGCTGCGGCGACCGGCTCTGCGGGCGGTGCTGGAGCGCGCCGGGACCCCCGACCTGCCCTTCGACATCGGCCCGCTGCAAGAGGCCAAGCGGATCTTCCGCGACCGGTGTTTCACCGCCTATCCCAACCTGGTCATCCAGGACGCGCAGGATTCCGAGATCGGCATGTCGCGGGTGTTCTTTCAGGAAAGCCGCAAGGCCGAGAACCTCTATCGCTGGTCATGGGGCGATTACGGCCTGCAGGTGCTGCGCCCGTTCGAGGCGCCGCGACGGCCGAAGCCCAAGGCCAATGGCGCCGCACCGCCGCCGTCCGAAAAGCCCGCCTATCTGCAACCCTATCGTGCCGCGCCGGGCAGTGCCGAGCGGATGATCTTTGTCTTTGGGCCGAGCGATGCTGCCGAGGCGGCGCGATTTGTCGAGATGCTGGCGCGGCTGAAACAGGACAAGGCCATCGCGCCGATCGCGCTGATCGACGACCTTGACCATATCCCGGCGCTGAGATCGGCCGGGATCGCATTCGAATATATCCCGCCGGTCGAGACCTATCGCCGGGTGCTGCGGCCGGACCGCGATGCCGAGATGGTCATTGCTCGCCGCCTGTCGATCATCCGGCGGAAATGGCTGCCCACACGCATCATGGCGCTGGGGCGGGGCGGTCACGCGCGGCTGGCGGCGTGGCGGGCATCACCTTTCGAGGGCACCGCGCCGGGCAGCGACCTGTTCGACAGCTCGATCCCCGGCGAAGGCTCGGCATAG
- a CDS encoding radical SAM protein, whose protein sequence is MTVQGPVPTAPPASPEAEPETDPVWRRAFELIRSRAWHWRSGRRLTRSAAGYIEPRPYCDRLLAEALSDRCFLDTAHRAAFFDWACAQPGIKVLVPVLAAHDLMARGDSTAAITHLTLAMALDQEDLYAQEMWFAAHGRPIRPVDPAKRFCPNPFERLESGSQNRLRFCCPAWLPNPVGSLEDATAEAIWNSTAAQDIRASIHDGSYRYCSRMHCPMFSDDLLPRVESIRNPVLQQIQRDKSTVIPPKIRRISLSHDRSCNLTCPSCRTKLIIADRAENTRLDALTDKALLPLLLASEKVVITGSGDPFSSKHYRNVIRRLTARSDGPRIDLQTNGLLLARSWDELGLDGHVGQVLVSIDAASKPTYEAIRRNGVFEDLLANLDFLSTLRQQGRVAYVRLDFVVQALNFREMPAAARLMRGYGFDCIKFQMLRSWNTWSAEDFRRHHVGHPDHPDHAEFRSVLRDPALDRPDVYWFGFYAEPSPGIELSNRSLPGAVPSKGDARHAASRA, encoded by the coding sequence ATGACCGTTCAGGGACCGGTTCCGACTGCCCCGCCGGCATCGCCAGAGGCGGAGCCGGAGACAGACCCGGTCTGGCGCAGGGCCTTCGAACTGATCCGCAGCCGCGCCTGGCACTGGCGCAGCGGTCGCCGCCTGACCCGATCCGCAGCCGGCTATATCGAGCCACGCCCCTATTGCGACCGGCTGCTGGCCGAGGCGCTGTCGGACCGGTGCTTCCTCGACACCGCTCATCGCGCCGCCTTCTTCGATTGGGCCTGCGCCCAACCCGGGATCAAGGTGCTTGTCCCGGTGCTGGCGGCCCATGACCTGATGGCGCGGGGCGACAGCACCGCGGCGATCACCCATCTGACCCTTGCCATGGCGCTGGATCAGGAAGACCTCTACGCGCAGGAGATGTGGTTCGCGGCGCATGGCCGGCCGATCCGGCCCGTTGATCCGGCCAAGCGGTTCTGCCCGAACCCGTTCGAGCGGCTGGAAAGCGGGTCGCAGAACCGGCTCAGGTTCTGCTGCCCGGCCTGGCTTCCGAACCCGGTCGGCTCGCTCGAGGATGCCACCGCTGAGGCGATCTGGAACTCGACCGCCGCGCAGGACATCCGCGCCTCGATCCATGATGGCAGCTATCGCTATTGCTCGCGGATGCACTGCCCGATGTTCAGCGACGATCTTCTGCCCAGGGTCGAGTCGATCCGCAACCCGGTGCTGCAACAGATCCAACGGGACAAATCGACGGTGATCCCACCAAAAATCCGGCGGATCAGCCTGTCCCATGACCGCTCCTGCAACCTGACCTGCCCCTCCTGCCGGACGAAACTGATAATCGCCGACCGGGCCGAGAATACCCGGCTGGACGCGCTGACCGACAAGGCCCTGCTGCCGCTGCTCTTGGCGTCGGAAAAGGTCGTCATCACCGGCTCGGGCGATCCCTTTTCCAGCAAGCATTACCGCAATGTGATCCGACGCCTGACCGCGCGCTCCGACGGCCCGAGGATCGACCTGCAGACCAACGGGTTGCTGCTGGCGCGGTCATGGGACGAACTGGGGCTAGACGGCCATGTCGGACAGGTGCTGGTCTCGATCGATGCCGCCAGCAAGCCGACCTACGAGGCGATCCGGCGCAATGGCGTCTTCGAGGATCTGCTGGCCAATCTCGATTTCCTCAGCACCCTGCGCCAACAGGGGCGCGTCGCCTATGTGCGGCTGGATTTCGTGGTTCAGGCGCTGAATTTCCGCGAGATGCCGGCGGCGGCACGGCTGATGCGCGGCTATGGCTTTGATTGCATCAAGTTCCAGATGCTGCGCTCGTGGAACACCTGGAGCGCCGAGGACTTCCGCCGGCACCATGTCGGCCATCCCGACCATCCCGACCATGCCGAATTCAGAAGCGTCCTGCGCGACCCCGCGCTCGACCGGCCGGATGTCTATTGGTTCGGTTTCTATGCCGAGCCTTCGCCGGGGATCGAGCTGTCGAACAGGTCGCTGCCCGGCGCGGTGCCCTCGAAAGGTGATGCCCGCCACGCCGCCAGCCGCGCGTGA
- a CDS encoding beta-ketoacyl synthase N-terminal-like domain-containing protein — MSVPLHIRAAGMVTAVGLDCASAAAAMRARLDGFQETRFIGPGGGWLIGAPVPLPRNWIGEKRLAHLAAGAIVDVLSKAPELGSDFALILCLPETGRPGRPIRDDAGFARTMLDCAGLPATIKTQVVAHGRPSGFVALDQARRLIDTGRAAHVLILGVDSYLTTLSVAHYIAEGRILTNDNANGFIPGEAAAAVLCSTAGPLRLTGLGLSREKAPIYNRQDKDGLDLPLRGDGMTAAYQAAFAQSGRRHSDIGIKIGDLVGESYWFKQTALAMLRTQRERSDVQPIWPVAASLGNIGAAVTPLMLGWALEAKRKGYGGTGPILVEASSDDGACAAAVAEAA; from the coding sequence ATGAGCGTGCCCCTGCATATCCGCGCGGCCGGGATGGTGACGGCGGTGGGCCTCGACTGCGCCTCGGCGGCGGCGGCGATGCGGGCGCGGCTGGACGGATTCCAGGAAACCCGGTTCATCGGACCGGGCGGCGGCTGGCTGATCGGCGCGCCGGTGCCGCTGCCGCGCAACTGGATCGGCGAGAAGCGCCTTGCCCACCTGGCCGCCGGCGCGATCGTCGATGTGCTGAGCAAGGCGCCCGAGCTGGGCAGCGACTTTGCCCTGATCCTGTGCCTGCCCGAAACCGGACGACCCGGCCGCCCGATCCGCGACGATGCCGGTTTCGCGCGAACCATGCTGGACTGCGCCGGCCTGCCCGCGACGATCAAGACGCAGGTTGTGGCCCATGGCCGCCCCTCGGGCTTCGTCGCCCTCGATCAGGCCCGGAGGCTGATCGACACCGGCCGCGCGGCCCATGTGCTGATCCTTGGCGTCGACAGCTACCTGACGACACTGTCGGTCGCGCATTACATCGCCGAGGGGCGGATCCTGACCAACGACAACGCCAATGGCTTCATCCCCGGCGAGGCGGCGGCGGCGGTGCTGTGCTCGACCGCCGGGCCGCTGCGGTTGACCGGGCTGGGGCTGAGCCGGGAAAAGGCCCCGATCTACAATCGGCAGGACAAGGACGGGCTGGACCTGCCGCTGCGTGGTGACGGGATGACGGCGGCCTATCAGGCAGCCTTCGCGCAATCGGGGCGGCGGCATTCGGATATCGGCATCAAGATCGGCGATCTGGTCGGCGAATCCTACTGGTTCAAGCAGACCGCGCTGGCGATGCTGCGCACGCAGCGCGAGCGCAGCGATGTGCAGCCGATCTGGCCCGTCGCCGCCAGCCTTGGCAATATCGGCGCGGCGGTGACGCCGCTGATGCTGGGCTGGGCGCTGGAGGCCAAGCGCAAGGGCTATGGCGGCACGGGACCGATCCTGGTCGAAGCCTCCTCTGACGACGGCGCCTGCGCCGCAGCCGTGGCGGAGGCAGCATGA
- a CDS encoding DUF2169 family type VI secretion system accessory protein: protein MRVLNQTGFVHQFTMAMDKSGREYLSFVVKGTFDFPREPTGKPQRSAVQRPLVMADEYIGAPGLSPVLWESDFAFRKSRCDIVLQGAAYAPGGKPAERVRVGLRVGPWSKQFDVVGPREWRVVGPSITATRPYPFARQVFSYGTAFGGPDRTDPEDKAPPAYAANPVGLGFAGIRSQSRLTGQPLPNTEAVDQPVTSPYGDYRPMALGPIGRGWPARIRFGGTYDQNWIDNIFPFLPADFDERYFQMAPEDQQTAPPETGAPVTLVNLTPGGRESFRLPDTALPIRIFRGGETCLEVAQRPDTLIFDPEARVFMLVWRVWVPMQRIITEFTQGWIGAPTPGMKRAMRSGKRYLRGFAEAFA, encoded by the coding sequence ATGCGGGTTCTGAACCAGACTGGGTTTGTCCACCAGTTCACCATGGCAATGGACAAGTCCGGTCGGGAATACCTGTCCTTCGTGGTCAAGGGCACCTTTGATTTCCCGCGCGAGCCGACGGGAAAGCCGCAGCGCTCGGCGGTGCAGCGCCCACTGGTCATGGCGGATGAATATATCGGCGCGCCGGGCCTGTCGCCGGTGCTGTGGGAATCCGATTTCGCCTTTCGCAAGTCGCGCTGCGACATCGTGCTGCAGGGCGCGGCCTATGCGCCGGGCGGCAAACCGGCCGAGCGGGTCCGCGTCGGCCTGAGGGTCGGGCCCTGGTCCAAGCAGTTCGACGTGGTCGGCCCGCGCGAATGGCGCGTCGTCGGCCCCTCGATCACCGCGACCCGGCCCTATCCCTTTGCCCGGCAGGTGTTTTCCTATGGCACCGCCTTCGGTGGCCCCGACCGCACCGATCCCGAGGACAAGGCGCCACCCGCCTATGCCGCCAATCCGGTCGGGCTGGGCTTTGCCGGCATCCGCTCGCAATCGCGGCTGACCGGCCAGCCCCTGCCCAATACCGAGGCCGTCGACCAGCCGGTGACATCGCCCTATGGCGATTATCGCCCGATGGCACTGGGTCCAATCGGGCGCGGCTGGCCGGCACGGATCCGCTTTGGCGGGACCTATGACCAGAACTGGATCGACAACATCTTTCCCTTCCTGCCCGCCGATTTCGACGAGCGTTATTTCCAGATGGCCCCCGAGGATCAGCAGACCGCCCCGCCGGAAACCGGTGCGCCGGTCACGCTGGTCAACCTGACTCCCGGCGGGCGCGAGAGCTTTCGCCTGCCGGATACCGCCCTGCCCATCCGCATCTTCCGCGGCGGCGAGACCTGCCTCGAGGTGGCGCAGCGCCCCGATACGCTGATCTTCGACCCCGAGGCCCGGGTCTTCATGCTGGTCTGGCGGGTCTGGGTGCCGATGCAGCGGATCATCACCGAATTCACCCAAGGCTGGATCGGCGCGCCGACGCCGGGGATGAAACGCGCGATGCGGTCCGGCAAACGCTATCTGCGCGGCTTTGCCGAGGCCTTCGCATGA